One Mercurialis annua linkage group LG3, ddMerAnnu1.2, whole genome shotgun sequence DNA window includes the following coding sequences:
- the LOC126673458 gene encoding primase homolog protein encodes MNHCHRLPKQFLTTVKWAHPIFSNRKLVLLGSRSLSNHANFKPPVLVSADGNALEVDKVSVLKQKMEHHGINYDFSCVPGKFSLLLCPQCKGGKSMERSLSLHIIQDAEFAMWRCYRTSCGWAGQAFADDRLTIEGMNIIFKVRSSGPMTPEGIVLEPLCEKLIAYFSDRRISKETLQRNYVMQMAGDQDIIAFTYRRNGVLVGCKFRTTEKRFWQEKGTAKWLYGIDDICDASEIIIVEGEIDKLSLEEAGFCNCVSVPGGAPQAVSTKELPPSENDKAYQYLWNCKDYLDKVSRIILATDGDVSGRALAEELARRLGKERCWIVRWPKKDHSHYFKDANEVLECLGPTALKEVIETAELYQSHIMNQAV; translated from the exons ATGAATCATTGCCATCGTCTCCCTAAACAATTTCTTACCACCGTTAAATGGGCACACCCCATTTTTTCCAACAGAAAATTGGTTCTTCTTGGGTCTCGCTCTCTATCTAACCATGCCAACTTCAAGCCCCCAGTTCTAGTTTCAG CTGATGGGAATGCGTTAGAAGTGGATAAAGTTAGTGTCTTGAAGCAGAAAATGGAGCATCATGGAATTAACTATGACTTCTCTTGTGTGCCTGGAAAATTCAGTCTCTTGCTTTGTCCTCAG TGCAAAGGTGGAAAATCAATGGAAAGGAGTTTGTCTTTACATATTATCCAAGACGC GGAATTTGCCATGTGGAGGTGTTACCGTACTTCTTGTGGATGGGCAGGACAG GCATTTGCAGATGACAGATTGACTATTGAAGGGATGAATATAATTTTCAAAGTCAGGTCTTCTGGACCAATGACACCAGAGGGCATAGTACTAGAACCACTGTGTGAGAAG CTAATTGCATATTTCAGCGACAGAAGAATATCTAAGGAAACCCTTCAGAGAAATTATGTCATGCAGATGGCTGGTGATCAG GACATCATTGCTTTTACTTACAGACGAAATGGAGTTCTTGTTGGGTGCAAGTTCCGGACCACAGAGAAAAGATTTTGGCAG GAGAAAGGCACGGCCAAATGGTTATATGGCATTGACGACATTTGTGATGCCTCTGAAATTATAATT GTTGAAGGGGAAATAGATAAGCTTTCACTGGAGGAAGCTGGCTTCTGTAATTGTGTAAGCGTTCCTGGCGGTGCACCTCAAGCTGTTTCCACTAAAGAACTGCCACCGTCAGAAAAT GATAAAGCATATCAGTATCTGTGGAACTGCAAAGATTACTTGGATAAG GTTTCTCGCATTATTCTGGCAACTGACGGGGATGTGTCTGGGCGAGCCTTGGCTGAAGAATTAGCTCGCCGGCTCGGAAAAGAAAG ATGCTGGATTGTACGATGGCCGAAGAAAGATCACTCCCACTACTTCAAAGATGCAAATGAg GTTCTGGAGTGTTtaggaccaactgctctcaaggAAGTAATTGAAACTGCAGAATTGTACCAATCTCATATAATGAATCAGGCAGTATGA